In Aspergillus fumigatus Af293 chromosome 4, whole genome shotgun sequence, one genomic interval encodes:
- a CDS encoding alpha-amylase, with protein sequence MHIRWSSFFLSCLAGTALAATPAQWRSQSIYFLLTDRFARTDGSTTASCDTSAREYCGGTWQGIIEQLDYIQGMGFTAIWITPVTKQLPQDTSEGTAYHGYWQQDIYSVNSNYGTADDLKALASALHDRGMYLMVDVVANHMGYAGAGDSVDYSVFNPFNSQTSFHPLCFISNYDNQTDVENCWLGDNSVPLPDLDTTNPDVQKIWYNWVNSLVSNYSIDGLRIDTVKHVQSDFWPGFNDAAGVYCIGEVFDGDPAYTCPYQEVLDGVLNYPIYYPLLKAFQSTSGSMSSLYDMINTVKSQCADSTLLGTFVENHDTPRFASYTKDMALAKNAAAFIIFSDGIPIIYAGQEQHYSGGADPANREAVWLSGYSTTSDLYKLIATANAIRSHAISKDPGYVTYKNNPIYKDTSTIAMRKGSDGAQIITVLSNLGASGSSYTLSLGGTGYEAGQQLTEMFSCTTVTVGSDKKVPVSMASGLPRVFYPTAGLNGSTVCT encoded by the exons ATGCATATACGCTGGTcatccttttttctttcttgcctTGCTGGAACAGCTTTGGCGGCCACTCCAGCGCAATGGCGATCCCAGTCCATCTATTTCTTACTCACGGATCGATTCGCAAGGACTGACGGTTCCACAACGGCCTCGTGTGATACTAGTGCTCGA GAGTATTGTGGTGGTACATGGCAAGGCATTATTGAACAA CTCGATTACATACAAGGCATGGGCTTTACAGCAATTTGGATAACCCCAGTCACCAAGCAACTTCCCCAGGATACGTCGGAAGGCACTGCATACCACGGGTACTGGCAGCAAGACAT TTATTCGGTCAATTCCAACTATGGGACCGCTGACGACCTGAAAGCCCTGGCGTCAGCTCTTCATGACAGGGGCATGTATCTCATGGTCGATGTTGTTGCCAATCACATG GGATATGCCGGTGCAGGCGATTCGGTCGACTATAGTGTCTTCAACCCCTTCAACTCCCAGACCTCCTTCCACCCATTGTGCTTCATCAGCAATTACGATAATCAGACAGACGTGGAAAATTGCTGGTTGGGGGACAATTCGGTTCCTTTACCCGATCTTGATACTACAAATCCGGATGTTCAAAAGATTTGGTACAATTGGGTGAACTCTTTAGTGTCTAATTATTCCA TCGACGGCCTACGAATTGACACTGTGAAGCACGTCCAGAGCGATTTCTGGCCGGGATTCAATGACGCCGCAGGCGTCTACTGTATCGGGGAGGTATTTGATGGAGATCCAGCGTACACTTGTCCCTACCAAGAGGTCCTGGACGGGGTGCTGAATTACCCTAT ATATTATCCGCTTCTGAAAGCCTTCCAATCCACAAGTGGCAGTATGAGCAGCCTCTACGATATGATCAACACGGTCAAGTCGCAGTGCGCCGATTCGACGCTGTTGGGCACCTTTGTCGAAAATCACGATACTCCCCGGTTCGCATC GTATACCAAGGACATGGCCCTCGCTAAAAACGCCGCAgcattcatcatcttctccgaTGGAATCCCAATCATCTACGCCGGCCAGGAGCAACATTACAGCGGCGGCGCGGATCCCGCAAACCGTGAGGCAGTCTGGCTATCCGGCTACTCGACAACGAGTGACCTATACAAGCTCATCGCGACAGCAAACGCCATCCGGAGTCACGCCATTAGCAAGGACCCGGGATACGTGACTTATAAG AATAACCCCATCTACAAAGATACCTCCACCATCGCCATGCGAAAAGGCTCCGACGGAGCGCAGATCATCACCGTCCTCTCGAACCTCGGTGCTTCTGGAAGCTCTTACACGCTCTCATTGGGTGGAACAGGCTATGAGGCCGGACAACAACTGACTGAGATGTTCTCCTGCACCACGGTGACCGTGGGCTCAGACAAAAAGGTCCCCGTTTCCATGGCTAGTGGCTTGCCCCGGGTGTTTTACCCAACGGCTGGGCTGAACGGAAGTACTGTTTGTACttga
- a CDS encoding putative glucoamylase/glucan 1,4-alpha-glucosidase, whose protein sequence is MQQEGVSGGSSLSVLECDRSASRFNFPYFPTIIIIIIIIIITVIYSRQSSIRACESCACEAVSIRLDEMKDETPRMTEMTRKPFLTIAIGVLTTVSALSDPAQIVIPATITPQTTDPLVSWLAQETSYALDGVLNNVGPNGAKATGASSGIIIASPSQSNPDYYYTWTRDAALTVKYLVGSFAADHDPAIQRIIEDYVESQAHLQTVSNPSGNLSSGGLGEPKLRVDGSAFHGSWGRPQSDGPALRATTLISYANLMIDNGYFSTVESSIWPIIQNDLSYLTEFWNSSTFGTFVCFSYGRTVMLDAGEEFEYKFIRKRVGDGKVIWEEGQNRAFVVPRECGPSNATINAVWR, encoded by the exons ATGCAGCAAGAAGGGGTCTCAGGTGGTTCGTCTCTTTCGGTCTTGGAGTGTGACCGCTCAGCTTCTCGTTTCAATTTTCCTTATTTCCctaccatcatcatcatcattatcatcatcatcatcactgtgATCTATTCAAGGCAGTCATCGATAAGAGCATGTGAAAGTTGTGCATGCGAGGCAGTCTCCATCCGCCTTGATGAAATGAAAGATGAAACGCCGCGAATGACCGAGATGACAAGGAAGCCGTTCCTGACGATCGCCATAGGCGTCTTGACCACTGTCAGCGCTCTCTCGGACCCCGCTCAGATTGTGATTCCAGCAACAATAACACCCCAGACGACGGACCCCTTGGTGTCATGGTTAGCGCAAGAAACTTCATACGCCCTCGATGGTGTGTTAAACAATGTCGGACCGAACGGGGCTAAGGCAACTGGCGCTAGctctggcatcatcatcgctaGTCCTAGCCAAAGCAATCCGGACT ACTACTATACCTGGACTCGAGACGCCGCTCTCACCGTCAAATACCTCGTTGGTTCTTTTGCCGCCGATCACGATCCTGCAATCCAAAGGATCATAGAGGATTACGTAGAATCCCAGGCGCACTTGCAGACTGTCTCCAACCCTTCCGGAAATCTATCAAGCGGAGGCTTGGGGGAACCTAAGTTGAGGGTGGATGGATCGGCATTCCATGGCTCCTGGGGGCGTCCACAGAGTGATGGGCCTGCGCTGAGAGCAACAACACTGATATCCTACGCAAACTTGATGATT GATAATGGTTATTTCTCTACCGTTGAGTCAAGCATCTGGCCAATCATTCAGAATGACCTTTCCTATCTAACGGAGTTTTGGAACTCTTCTACTTTTGGTACGTTTGTGTGTTTCTCATACGGGAGGACCGTGATGTTGGATGCCGGGGAGGAGTTTGAATATAAATTCATTCGGAAAAGGGTGGGTGACGGTAAGGTAATCtgggaagaaggccagaaTCGAGCATTTGTGGTGCCGAGAGAGTGTGGCCCTTCCAATGCGACAATCAATGCCgtctggagatga
- a CDS encoding glycoside hydrolase family 31 protein → MTFKFLSVSNNTVWSCFPETLTMASVLGLVASAWLLPTAYGASHSLAPSTSATSAQAQYTLPSSIDVGAHLIANIDDPLAVDAQSVCPGYTASDVHQTSHGFTANLQLAGDPCNVYGTDVDSLSLTVDYLAKDRLNIQVVPTHVDASNASWYLLSEDLVPRAHGPGVSASQSDFEVKWSNEPSFNLKVIRKATGDVLFDTEGSVLVFENQFIEFVSSLPEGYNLYGLGERMAQLRLLRNATLTTYAADVGDPIDSNIYGQHPFYLDTRYYTKGANGSYSLVNADEADLSEDHESFSHGVFLRNAHGQEVLLQPRNITWRTIGGSIDLTFYSGPTQADVTKSYQLSTIGLPAMQQYSALGYHQCRWGYQNWSQLEEVVNNFERFEIPLEYIWSDIDYMLGYRDFENDPERFSYDEGEEFLNKLHKSGRHWVPIVDSAIYIPNPDNALDAYEPYARGAKDDVFIKNPDGTLYIGAVWPGFTVFPDWHNPKAFDYWANELVIWSKKVAFDGIWIDMSEVSSFCVGSCGTGKLHLNPVHPPFQLPGEPGNVGYDYPEAFNVTNSTEAASASAASASQASAASATQAATTSTSTSYLRTTPTPGVRDVNYPPYVINHVQEGHDLAVHAISPNSTHVDGVQEYDVHSLWGHQILNATYYGLRQVFTEKRPFIIGRSTFAGSGKWAGHWGGDNNSKWGSMFLSISQGLSFSLFGIPMFGVDTCGFNGNTDEELCSRWMQLSAFFPFYRNHNVLAAIPQEPYRWASVAQASKAAMKIRYSLLPYFYTLFHQAHTTGSTVMRALAWEFPTDPSLAAVDTQFMVGPSIMVVPVLEPLADTVKGVFPGVGKGEVWYDWYTQTAVDAKPGVNATIPAPLGHIPVYVRGGSILPMQEPALTTRDARNTPWSLLVALSGNQTALGSLYLDDGSSLNPSRTLDVDFQATASSIKVSVKGTWEEKNRLDKVTVLGVTEKPSAVTFNGRNVHPGSVHYNTTTKVLSVQGLHSMTPHGAWAGHWILKCNIAELMIVGILRHAMENVARDNRSMREQRTQ, encoded by the exons ATGACCTTCAAGTTTCTTTCGGTCAGCAACAACACGGTTTGGTCCTGTTTCCCTGAGACTCTCACCATGGCCAGCGTCCTGGGCCTCGTCGCCAGTGCCTGGCTCCTCCCCACGGCCTATGGCGCAAGCCATTCGCTTGCGCCTAGCACGTCCGCAACCTCAGCACAGGCGCAATACACTTTACCATCTTCTATTGACGTTGGCGCTCACTTGATCGCCAACATCGACGATCCCCTTGCCGTCGACGCGCAGTCTGTGTGTCCGGGCTACACAGCCTCAGATGTGCACCAGACATCCCATGGTTTCACCGCTAACCTACAGCTCGCGGGTGACCCATGCAACGTGTACGGGACAGACGTTGATTCGCTGTCTCTGACAGTGGATTATTTGGCCAAGGACCGCCTGAATATCCAAGTTGTTCCTACCCACGTGGATGCCTCCAACGCTTCTTGGTACCTCCTCTCGGAAGATTTGGTGCCCCGGGCTCATGGCCCTGGCGTGTCCGCCTCTCAAAGCGACTTTGAAGTGAAGTGGTCCAACGAGCCTTCTTTCAACCTCAAGGTCATTCGCAAGGCTACTGGAGACGTCCTCTTCGATACCGAGGGCTCTGTCTTGGTCTTTGAGAACCAGTTTATCGAGTTTGTCTCTTCGTTGCCTGAGGGTTACAACCTGTACGGGCTGGGAGAGCGCATGGCCCAGCTGCGGCTCTTGAGAAACGCGACCCTGACCACCTATGCAGCGGATGTGGGAGACCCGATTGATAG CAACATCTATGGACAGCATCCGTTCTACCTCGACACTCGATACTACACCAAAGGCGCGAATGGGTCCTACTCGCTTGTCAACGCCGACGAGGCGGACTTGTCGGAGGATCATGAATCATTCTCCCACGGTGTCTTTCTGAGAAACGCTCATGGTCAGGAAGTTCTCCTGCAGCCCCGCAACATTACCTGGCGCACAATTGGTGGTAGCATCGATCTGACTTTCTACTCCGGTCCCACGCAAGCGGACGTCACAAAGAGCTACCAGCTCTCCACTATTGGACTTCCTGCAATGCAGCAGTACAGCGCCCTTGGATACCACCAATGCCGCTGGGGCTACCAGAATTGGTCTCAGCTCGAGGAAGTAGTCAACAACTTTGAGCGATTTGAGATTCCTCTGGAATACATCTG GAGCGACATCGATTACATGCTTGGCTACCGGGACTTTGAGAATGATCCCGAACGGTTCTCCTACGATGAAGGCGAGGAATTTCTGAACAAACTGCACAAGTCGGGACGACACTGGGTTCCTATCGTTGACTCGGCAATCTATATTCCCAACCCCGACAATGCATTGGATGC GTACGAGCCTTATGCTCGCGGGGCAAAGGATGACGTTTTTATCAAGAACCCTGATGGCACCCTCTACATCGGTGCAGTGTGGCCGGGCTTTACTGTCTTCCCCGATTGGCACAACCCCAAGGCATTTGACTACTGGGCCAACGAACTCGTCATCTGGTCAAAGAAGGTTGCGTTCGATGGCATCTGGATTGATATGAGCGAAGTATCCTCTTTCTGCGTGGGCAGCTGTGGAACAGGAAAGCTACATCTGAATCCGGTTCACCCACCATTCCAGCTTCCCGGTGAACCTGGCAATGTCGGCTACGACTACCCCGAGGCCTTCAACGTGACGAACTCTACCGAAGCGGCCTctgcctccgccgcctctgCCAGTCAGGCTTCGGCTGCTTCTGCTACCCAAGCCGCCACGACGTCAACATCTACATCGTATCTGCGGACGACGCCCACGCCGGGCGTCCGCGACGTCAACTACCCTCCATATGTGATTAATCATGTTCAGGAGGGCCATGACCTTGCCGTGCACGCCATTTCTCCCAACTCCACCCATGTGGACGGCGTCCAGGAATACGATGTTCACAGTCTGTGGGGCCACCAGATCCTCAATGCTACCTACTACGGACTGCGCCAGGTCTTCACTGAGAAGCGACCTTTCATCATTGGCCGGTCTACCTTTGCTGGCTCGGGCAAGTGGGCCGGTCACTGGGGCGGTGATAACAACTCCAAATGGGGGTCCATGTTCCTGTCCATCTCGCAGGGTCTGTCGTTCTCGCTATTCGGTATTCCCATGTTCGGCGTGGATACATGCGGTTTCAACGGCAACACTGACGAGGAGCTTTGCAGCCGGTGGATGCAGCTGtcggccttcttccccttctaCCGCAACCACAATGTCCTTGCGGCTATCCCCCAGGAACCCTACCGCTGGGCCTCTGTCGCCCAAGCCTCCAAGGCCGCTATGAAGATCCGCTATTCCCTCCTACCTTACTTCTACACTCTTTTCCACCAGGCCCACACCACCGGCTCTACCGTCATGCGCGCTCTCGCCTGGGAGTTCCCCACGGACCCGTCCCTCGCCGCCGTCGACACTCAGTTCATGGTCGGCCCTTCCATCATGGTCGTCCCCGTGCTTGAGCCCCTCGCCGATACCGTCAAGGGCGTGTTCCCAGGCGTCGGCAAAGGCGAAGTCTGGTACGACTGGTACACCCAGACCGCCGTGGACGCCAAACCCGGCGTCAACGCCACCATTCCCGCACCGCTGGGCCACATTCCCGTCTATGTCCGTGGAGGCAGCATCCTGCCCATGCAGGAGCCCGCCCTCACGACCAGAGACGCCCGTAACACTCCCTGGTCTCTACTCGTCGCTCTGAGTGGCAACCAGACTGCCTTGGGCTCGCTGTATCTTGACGACGGAAGCAGCCTCAACCCGTCCCGCACTCTCGATGTCGACTTCCAGGCTACAGCCTCGAGCATCAAGGTCTCGGTCAAGGGTACctgggaggagaagaaccgCCTGGATAAGGTGACTGTCCTCGGCGTGACTGAGAAGCCTTCTGCTGTGACGTTCAACGGCCGCAACGTCCACCCTGGCTCAGTGCACTACAATACTACCACCAAGGTGCTGTCTGTGCAGGGATTGCACAGCATGACTCCCCATGGCGCCTGGGCTGGACACTGGATTCTGAAATG CAATATAGCTGAGCTCATGATTGTAGGCATACTACGACATGCTATGGAAAATGTAGCCCGAGACAATAGATCCATGCGTGAGCAACGAACACAGTAG
- a CDS encoding putative C6 transcription factor (AmyR) — protein sequence MDSPSDTPSKSKQKLCKQACDNCRRRKIKCSRELPCDKCSRLLLSCSYSDVLRRKGPKFRTLYPLAPIHPLISRSRDTLHYGPRQHTLDKDFLPEAGGYPLGASPTSPPFSLGDVQFNSQDFLDSLTRLAPPELVSSPDSTNSISDPGTGQCSPFSRRLTSPVLLAHVNVYFKYLFPIMPVVRKEGIQADCHQLERLSSRRYAFLASLCAATHIQLKFDGAMGPPAFNTEAQSMMSGEELLAEAVRARKECDPVDEISIESLLTSFFLFACYGNLDKQEQAWFYLCQATSMIFTLGLHRDVAYSEFSPEEAEERRRVFWLLFITERGYALQQAKPVMLRNSIHKPQVLCSDDPILTYGFINLINMFEKLTPNLYDWISAGGGEGFCEMPPISSIQSSLCKPMSLDGVVEIQRVDILVTQQWLQAMIWKLSMAHVSQPGSREDAVLPFHLPLLVGKAVMDVIGAASQGSIDAHGIGMEQKLFDIGMAVADVTRSLGSKASHHLAESAVDPRELLWGLLSILSRIRGSPSYLFPTLLNRSKSILGLDCSISMSNFLSLITAPPSGPTPSWRDQSQSRWDLLTAAEPETEESDHAASVPVSVPASVSHIPSPMTFHDTHLLRAAR from the exons ATGGACTCCCCCAGTGATACCCCCTCGAAATCCAAACAGAAACTGTGCAAGCAAGCCTGCGACAACTGTAGGCGCCGAAAGATCAAGTGCTCAAGAGAGCTCCCATGCGACAAGTGCTCTcggcttctcctttcctgctCCTACAGCGATGTTCTGCGCCGTAAAGGCCCCAAGTTCCGGACTCTCTATCCTCTGGCTCCGATCCATCCGCTCATTTCACGATCTCGAGATACCTTGCATTATGGCCCTCGACAGCATACTCTGGACAAAGATTTCCTTCCAGAGGCCGGGGGTTACCCATTAGGGGCCTCTCCCACGTCTCCTCCGTTTTCTCTGGGGGATGTCCAGTTCAACTCCCAAGACTTCCTGGACTCATTGACACGGCTGGCGCCTCCGGAACTGGTCTCATCCCCCGACTCGACGAATTCCATTTCTGACCCTGGCACTGGTCAGTGTTCTCCTTTTTCAAGACGTCTCACGTCACCTGTTCTCCTGGCACATGTGAACGTCTACTTCAAATACCTCTTTCCCATCATGCCAGTGGTGCGGAAGGAGGGAATCCAGGCGGACTGCCACCAGCTGGAAAGACTCTCGTCGCGGAGGTATGCTTTTCTGGCTTCGTTGTGTGCCGCGACTCATATACAGCTCAAGTTTGATGGTGCTATGGGGCCCCCTGCCTTCAACACGGAGGCACAGTCCATGATGTCAGGGGAAGAATTGCTCGCCGAGGCGGTACGGGCAAGGAAGGAGTGCGATCCGGTGGATGAAATCAGCATCGAGAGTCTTTTGACTTCATTCTTTCTGTTTGCTTGCTATGGCAATCTCGACAAACAGGAGCAGGCGTGGTTCTACCTGTGTCAAGCTACATCTATGATCTTCACCCTAGGCCTACATCGGGATGTGGCCTACTCCGAATTCAGTCCGGAAGAGGCCGAAGAAAGAAGGCGTGTCTTCTGGCTGCTTTTCATCACAGAGAG GGGTTACGCATTGCAGCAGGCGAAACCGGTCATGTTACGCAACTCCATCCATAAACCGCAAGTTCTCTGCTCGGACGATCCCATTCTGACCTACGGGTTCATCAATCTGATCAACATGTTTGAGAAACTGACCCCCAACCTGTACGACTGGATCTCTGCCGGTGGCGGGGAGGGCTTTTGCGAGATGCCTCCCATATCCTCCATCCAGTCGAGTCTCTGCAAACCCATGTCGCTAGACGGGGTAGTAGAAATCCAGAGagtcgacatcctcgtcacACAGCAGTGGCTGCAGGCGATGATCTGGAAACTCTCCATGGCGCACGTCTCGCAGCCCGGGTCGCGAGAGGATGCCGTCCTTCCCTTCCATCTCCCACTCTTGGTAGGAAAGGCCGTGATGGATGTAATCGGTGCTGCATCCCAGGGTTCAATCGATGCCCACGGAATTGGCATG GAACAAAAGCTCTTCGACATAGGAATGGCTGTCGCAGACGTTACCCGCTCGCTAGGCTCAAAAGCCTCCCATCATCTCGCCGAATCAGCCGTTGACCCCCGCGAACTCCTCTGGGGCCTGCTCAGCATCCTGTCCCGCATCCGCGGCTCCCCCTCATACCTCTTTCCCACCCTCCTCAATCGCTCAAAGAgcatcctcggcctcgactGCTCCATTAGCATGAGCAATTTTCTCTCCCTCATCACCGCACCTCCCTCGGGACCCACGCCATCCTGGCGCGACCAAAGCCAGAGTAGATGGGACCTGCTTACTGCCGCAGAGCCAGAGACAGAGGAATCGGACCATGCCGCTTCTGTTCCTGTCTCTGTTCCCGCCTCGGTATCGCATATCCCATCCCCCATGACATTTCACGAtacccatcttcttcgggcGGCACGGTAA
- a CDS encoding glycosyltransferase family 31 protein has product MLSKFEEKPRPAMGASWMWKRRVLRFSVALLIVAGFTYQLWPRAVYMPEEPPKIIQNITITSGVKCEPDFDVLRRLDVQKLSQYERRDMFVARSSEPELPIRQRLNIPFLQQPSSGDEARRMGLPSQDDCYIEPPVTVEVPPSPASVDASHIDFGVATTLERLNDSLDAFTHWAGYTRTRIFALVEPDERVEEVQAKADSLGINLFVTQSEEEYQTRYFSLVAHLAKNMRPRTRWACVIDDDTFFLSMAALVDALAEYDDTKPMYIGGLSESVSQIGIFGLMGFGGAGVFLSRPLVQQLSNRDVFEACQAMPHTGDRRISLCIYQHTETKLTVDNRLRQLDMRGDASGFFESGREPPLSVHHWKSWFQADMAKLSVITNLCGDKCFLRQWQFSDGWTLTNGFSIAKYSTEIDLDDKTMEVSWVGDNGAVDESFMHALGPLRPKDTGKFSYLLEDSVFLGNQVRQWYVHRDAEKGDQIIELIWKMA; this is encoded by the coding sequence ATGTTGTCGAAATTTGAGGAGAAGCCCAGGCCGGCAATGGGCGCATCATGgatgtggaagaggagggtTCTGCGCTTCTCTGTCGCGCTGCTCATCGTTGCTGGTTTTACTTATCAACTGTGGCCGCGCGCCGTGTATATGCCCGAAGAACCCCCGAAAATTATACAGAATATCACCATCACCTCGGGCGTCAAGTGCGAACCCGACTTTGACGTGCTCCGCCGCCTGGATGTTCAAAAACTTTCTCAGTATGAACGGCGTGACATGTTCGTCGCCCGTTCCTCGGAGCCGGAGCTCCCCATCCGACAACGGCTCAACATCCCCTTCCTTCAGCAACCATCGTCGGGCGATGAGGCTCGTAGGATGGGTCTGCCGTCGCAGGACGATTGTTACATTGAACCCCCAGTTACGGTGGAGGTGCCTCCATCACCTGCGAGTGTGGATGCTTCGCATATCGACTTTGGCGTTGCTACGACTTTAGAACGGCTGAACGACTCGTTAGACGCCTTCACCCACTGGGCTGGTTACACACGCACGCGTATTTTCGCCTTGGTCGAACCGGATGAACGAGTGGAGGAAGTCCAAGCCAAGGCGGATAGCCTGGGGATCAACCTGTTTGTGACACagtcggaggaggagtatCAAACTCGATATTTCTCATTGGTGGCCCATCTGGCGAAGAACATGCGCCCGCGGACACGCTGGGCCTGCGTGATTGACGATGACACTTTTTTCCTGTCCATGGCCGCCTTGGTGGATGCGCTGGCCGAATACGACGACACGAAACCCATGTATATTGGAGGTCTGTCGGAGAGTGTTTCGCAGAttggcatctttggcctGATGGGATTCGGCGGCGCGGGCGTCTTTCTGTCTCGTCCCCTGGTGCAGCAATTGAGCAACCGCGACGTCTTCGAAGCCTGTCAAGCTATGCCTCACACCGGGGACCGGAGGATCTCGCTCTGCATATACCAGCACACGGAGACGAAGCTGACGGTGGATAATCGACTGCGGCAGCTCGACATGCGAGGCGACGCGTCGGGGTTCTTCGAGTCCGGACGCGAACCACCGCTATCCGTGCACCACTGGAAATCATGGTTCCAGGCCGACATGGCTAAACTCAGTGTCATCACGAATCTCTGCGGGGATAAGTGCTTCCTGCGCCAGTGGCAGTTCTCAGACGGCTGGACCCTCACCAATggcttctccatcgccaAATACAGTACCGAGATCGACTTAGACGATAAGACCATGGAGGTCTCATGGGTCGGCGACAACGGAGCCGTCGACGAGTCGTTCATGCACGCGCTCGGTCCTCTCAGGCCCAAGGACACGGGCAAATTCAGCTATCTTCTCGAGGACTCGGTGTTCCTTGGCAACCAAGTGCGCCAATGGTACGTCCACCGCGACGCGGAGAAGGGCGATCAGATCATCGAATtgatctggaagatggcGTAG
- a CDS encoding signal recognition particle subunit SRP72, which produces MATQSLSSLLQRASIDDHEEMLSSANAALAKSKSDINAQLVKVVALLKLDRYEDCLRVFEESGDALKKKAALEYAYALYKHGQPDEAINVVSRLARGRGAKHLEAQASYRAEKFRRTAELYEELAKDKASIGNEENDLRINSWAADAQLQWKGYAEFVRHARPTREDLEAFETVYNAACLSIAKGDFAQGEMLLKRAKELCRTSEDLTPEDRAAELLPISVQQLYVLLRQGKSEEAESVLREISVDDISELSTKKIAQHNITLVQNTAANPYALYKALRQTPHSTDNDKLFDYQNNVMMGNSHAADLLVQKYDGIIRSASKVLSKAACPSLDARTNLLSVYSAAAHAQGQTGPKALKAILPVLERRPKDIGLVLTVVQLYVNAGNTTSAINTLEKLLQNLDESIAEQDKDIRFSPGLLTVLVSLYKLEGRKGQIRSELAKAASHWRNRAEAPVPLLRAAAASLLHSSDRADLSLSGELFKDLYRNGTGDQFAVAGYVASQATLDYAKVESQLESLPPVDELIADVDVAALEQAGISPSSATAAAAAAAIAGARKRTAAESQTRATKRIRKSRLPKDYDPNKAPDPERWLPLRDRSTYRPKGRKGKQRAAERMQGGVVNEKAEDTLATTQPKAQGGGASSKKKKKGKR; this is translated from the exons ATGGCTACGCAGTCATTGAGCTCGTTGCTGCAACGAGCCTCCATTGACGACCATGAAGAGATGCTCAGCTCCGCCAATGCGGCGCTGGCAAAGTCGAAATCGGATATCAATGCCCAACTTGTGAAGGTGGTGGCCTTGTTGAAACTTGACCGCTACGAGGACTGCCTGCGTGTTTTTGAAGAAAGCGGGGATgctctgaagaagaaggctgccTTGGAATACGCTTATGCTCTCTACAAGCATGGTCAGCCCGATGAGGCGATCAATGTAGTATCCCGTCTAGCTCGTGGAAGAGGGGCCAAGCATCTGGAGGCTCAAGCT AGTTATCGCGCTGAGAAGTTTCGCCGGACAGCCGAACTTTATGAGGAATTGGCCAAGGACAAGGCGTCGATAGGTAATGAGGAGAACGATCTTCGGATCAATTCGTGGGCCGCGGATGCACAATTGCAGTGGAAAGGATACGCTGAGTTCGTACGACATGCTAGGCCAACAAGAGAGGATTTGGAAGCGTTTGAGACTGTATACAATGCGGCATGTCTGAGTATCGCCAAGGGAGATTTTGCGCAGGGCGAAATGCTGCTGAAACGGGCAAAAG AACTCTGTCGAACCTCGGAAGACCTCACCCCGGAGGACAGGGCCGCTGAGCTGCTCCCCATCTCGGTGCAGCAGCTGTACGTTTTACTCCGCCAAGGCAAGTCGGAGGAGGCTGAGTCAGTGCTCAGGGAGATTTCAGTAGATGA TATCTCTGAGCTTTCCACCAAGAAGATTGCCCAACACAACATCACCCTCGTCCAAAACACCGCCGCCAATCCTTATGCCCTGTACAAAGCCTTGCGTCAGACACCTCACTCCACCGACAACGATAAACTCTTTGACTACCAGAATAATGTCATGATGGGTAATTCTCATGCAGCGGACCTTCTAGTCCAGAAGTATGATGGAATCATCCGCTCCGCATCCAAAGTACTCTCCAAAGCAGCCTGTCCCTCCCTCGATGCTAGGACCAACCTGCTCTCCGTCTACAGCGCAGCCGCACACGCACAAGGCCAAACCGGGCCCAAGGCCCTGAAAGCCATCCTTCCGGTCTTGGAGAGACGGCCCAAGGACATCGGGCTGGTCCTGACTGTCGTTCAGCTCTACGTCAATGCAGGCAATACTACTTCTGCCATCAACACGCTGGAGAAACTGCTCCAGAACCTCGACGAGTCCATTGCTGAACAAGACAAGGATATCCGCTTCAGCCCCGGCCTGCTTACTGTGCTGGTGTCCTTGTACAAGCTTGAAGGCCGCAAGGGCCAGATTCGATCCGAGTTAGCGAAGGCAGCGAGCCACTGGCGAAACCGCGCCGAAGCCCCCGTGCCACTCCTCCGTGCCGCAGCAGCCTCGTTATTACATTCCTCCGACCGTGCAGACCTATCCCTGTCCGGAGAACTGTTCAAGGATCTGTACCGGAATGGCACCGGCGACCAATTCGCAGTGGCCGGCTATGTCGCCTCGCAGGCTACCCTCGACTACGCCAAGGTCGAGTCGCAGCTCGAAAGCCTCCCACCTGTCGATGAGCTGATCGCAGACGTTGATGTTGCCGCCCTGGAGCAAGCAGGcatctctccttcctcgGCGACAGCggcagccgctgctgccgcgATCGCCGGCGCAAGGAAGAGGACTGCAGCGGAGAGCCAAACCCGCGCGACGAAACGGATCAGGAAGTCGCGCCTTCCTAAGGACTACGATCCTAACAAGGCTCCCGATCCGGAACGCTGGTTGCCGCTCCGCGACCGGTCCACGTATCGGCCCAAGGGGCGGAAGGGCAAGCAGCGTGCTGCTGAGAGAATGCAGGGTGGTGTTGTCAACGAGAAGGCGGAGGACACGCTGGCTACCACACAGCCAAAAGCTCAAGGTGGAGGCGCCAgttccaagaagaagaagaagggaaagcgGTAG